The nucleotide window GCATCTGGCGGGTCTGCGGGAGCTGGTGGAGACCGGCGGCACGGCCGGCCCCGACGTCTCCCTCACCGTGGATCCGGCGCTCACCGCCCGTCCGTTGGCGCCGGATGTCGCGGCCACCGTGCACCGGGTCGTCCAGGAGGCGCTGACCAACGTGCGCAAGCACGCCTGCGGTGCGCGTCGGGCGTGCGTCGAGGTGGCGCCGCTCGCCGGTGATCCGGGGCGGCTGGTGGTGCGGGTCACCGACGACGCGCCGGGGCCCGCCGCCGGACCGGGCGCCGGGTTCGGCATCGTCGGCCTGACCGAACGCGTCACGGCGCTCGGCGGACACCTCAGCGCGGGTCCCCGGCCGGGGGCGGGGTGGGAGGTCCGCGCGGAGCTGCCGCTGGAGACGCCCCGGTCGCCGGGCGGCGACGGCCTGGCACGATGACCGCCATGACGATCCGCGTGCTGCTCGCCGACGACCAGGAGATGCTCCGCTCCGCCTACCGGATGATCCTCGGCTCCCAGCCCGACATCGAGGTGGTCGGCGAGGCCGCGGACGGTGTGGTCGCGGTCGCCGAGGCCCGCCGGCTGCGCCCGGACGTCTGCCTGTTCGACATCCGCATGCCGGGGATGGACGGGCTGGAGGCCACCGCGCGGCTCGCCGGACCCGACGCCGCCGAGCCGCTGAAGGTGGTCATCGCCACCACCTTCGACCTCGACGAGTACGTCTACCGGGCGCTGCGCAACGGTGCCTGCGGCTTCCTGCTCAAGGACTGCTCCCCCGCCCTGCTGGTGGAGGCGGTCAGGGCCGCGGCCTCGGGTGACTCGCTGATCTCGCCGTCTATCACCGTGCGCCTGCTCAAGCACATGGCCGCCGCTCCCCCGGCCCCGCCCGCCGCGCCGCCCCCGGCCGAGCCGCCGACCCCGCGTGAACTGGAGGTGATCGCCATGGTCGCCCGGGGCCTGACCAACGAGGAGGCGGCCGAGGCGCTCCACGTGTCGCTCTCCACCGTCAAGACGCATCTGGGCAACATCCAGCGCAAGCTCGGGTCCCGCAACCGCGTCGAGATCGCCGCGTGGGCGTGGGAGAACGGCATCCGCGCCCGTTGAGCGCCGGGGTGGCCGGACGCCCGCGGGGTACCCGTTCCGACGGGGGCCCACGACCGCCGTTCCGACGGGGGCCCACGACCGTGCAGGCAGGAGGTGCGTCACCGTGTCCGAGGAAAGGCGTGACACGTCGCGGGAGACACGGCGGCAACGGCCGCACCCCGGTGACATCGGCAGGCGGGTGGCCCTGCGGCGGCAGGAGCTGGGGCTCACCCGGGAGGAGGCCGCGTCCCGCGCCGGGATGGCCCCGGGGTATCTGCGCTACGTGGAGGAGCAGCCGGGGGACGTGGACGTGGGCGGCCTGATCAGGCTGGCCGGGGCGTTGCAGACCTCGGTGGACGAGTTGCGCGGCGGCCAGGTGGACGTTCCGCCGGGGCAGTCGCCGCCGCTGGCCCGGCCGGAGTTGGAGGAGTTGTCGGCGGACGAGTGCCGGACGCGGCTGCGGGATCGCGGGGTGGGCCGGGTCGCGGTCCCCACCGAGGCCGGTCCCGCGGTCTTCCCGGTGAACTACGTGGTGGCCGAGGACGACACCATCGTCTACCGCACGGCGCCCGACGCGGCACCGGCGGCGGCGGTGGGCCGGAAGATCTCCTTCGAGGTCGACCAGGTCGACGACGCGCTCAGCCAGGGGTGGAGCGTCCTGGTCTCCGGCGCGGCGGAGGAGATCACCGAGGCGGAGGCGGCCGACCTGCTGCCGCCCGGCGTCGTACCGCGGCCGTGGCCGGGCGGCGAGCGCAACCTCCTGGTGCGGGTCACCCCGAGCGGGGTCACCGGGCGGCTGATCCGCGCCGGGTGACCCCGGCCGGGCCGCCGGGTCAGCGGCCGGGGTCGTCGTTGTCGGCCGGGTCCGGCCAGGTGCGGGTGTCGCGGGGTTCGACGTAGGGTTCGCGGCCGGGCGGGTGTCCGGCTTCGACGGAGCGGCGGCGGGCGAGTTCGGCGTCGAACTCCAGGCCCAGCAGGATCGCCAGGTTGGTCAGCCACAGCCACACCAGGAAGACGATGACGCCGGCCAGGGTGCCGTAGGTCTTGTTGTAGGAGCCGAAGTTGGCCACGTAGCCGGCGAACCCGGCGGAGACGGCCAGCCACACCAGTACGGCCAGGAGGCTGCCGGGCGACACCCAGCGCCAGCCGCGTCCGCGGACGTTGGGCGCGGCCCAGTAGAGCACGGCGATCATCAGCGCGACGAGGACCACCAGCACCGGCCACTTGGCGATGGACCACACCGTCACCGCGGTGTCGCCGATGCCGAGGACGGTGCCGGCCCGGCGGGCGAGCGGCCCGGTGAAGACCACGATCAGCGCGCCGGCCGCGATCATCAGGAGCATGCCGACGGTGAGCGCCACCCGCAGCGGGGTGACCAGCCAGGCCGGGCGTCCCTCGCGGATGTCGTAGACGGCGTTGGCGGCCCGGATGAAGGCACCGAGGTAGCCGGAGGCCGACCAGATCGCCCCGAGCAGTCCGACGACGGCGAGCACTCCCCCGGTGGCCCGGTTGCCGCCGAGCCGGCCGACCGCCTGGGTGAGCACGTCCCGGGCGGGTCCGGGCGCGAGGTGGCGCAGGTTGTCCAGGACCGCGGTGGTGGCCGAGTGACCGGCCAGTCCGAGCAGGGAGACCAGCACCAGCAGCGCGGGGAAGAGCGCCAGCACGCCGTAGTAGGTCAGGGCGGCGGCGCGGTCGGTGAGTTCGTCGGCGAGGAATTCCCGTCCGGTCCCGCGGACCACCGCCCACCAGGAGCGGGTCGGCAGGTCGGTGGGGTGCTCGGGCGCCCGGCGGCGGCCCGGGCCGTGACGTCGCTTCGGGTTGGCTGCCATGGGTCGACGGGTTTCCCGGCACGCCGTGGTGAATCCCGGCGCCCGGCGCGTTCCGGGCGCGGCGTGCGGCGGCGTACGCGCCGGGTACGGGCGGCGGGCGCCGGGAGCCCGCGGATCCGGATGCGGGCAACCGAGGGAGAAGCCGGACAGAAGAGGGTTCGATGGTTTTTGTCCCGGTTAGGAGTCTGAGCAGTGTGGTGTGGATCGCGTACCGTCCCCGGCGCGCGGACCGCGCCTCGAGAGCGTCCCCCCCAGGGAGACAAGGAGAAAGGCCATGACAGGCGTCACGTCCGGCCCGGTCGCCGGCGACCACGCGGAACGCAACGAGGACGAGCGGGACAGGACCGCCGACAGCGGCCTGTCCGGCGAGGGCGTCCATCCGGTGCCGTCCGACCCGGACAGAGAGTGGAACATCGTGCGAGGCGAGGACTGACACCCCTCGCATGACGCGCGGGCGCCGCCTCTGGACGGCAGCGTCGCGCCGAAGCCAAGGTGTCATCGCCGCCGGCTCCGTACCGGGCGCCCGGCGGCGTGATCGTGGGCCGGCCGCGGAACCCCGTGACCGGTCCCGTCAGCCCCTCGTCAGGTGCGGTGGTCCTCGACGCCGAAGCCGAGGGCGCGCATCAGGTCCTGGACGTTGCGGTAGGTCTCGCCGGCGGGGAGGGACCCGGCGAGCGTGACGAGCCGGTCGGGGGCGTGGTTGCCCGCCAGCGCCGCCAGCACCTCGGCGCGGTCGGCCGGGAAGACCGAGGGGCCCAGGAACCGCGCCAGGTCGGACCGGACCTCGACGTCCTCGGCGGTCATGCCGGGCGGGGTGCCGCCGGTCAGCGTGGTGTCGGGGGCGCGGTCGACGTCCGGCTGGTCCTCGCCGGACGGCTCGGGTTCGCGGGCCTCGTCCGCGCGGGTGGAACGGCCCGCCCGCAGTTCGCCGCCGAGGTCCCGCTTGGCCGCCTCGTCCCGCGAGGGGCCGCTCTTGTCCTGCCCGTGGGTGGTCATCGCTCCTCCTCCAGGGTTGCGAGGGTGCGCCACGCTGCGCGGGTGCCCCGGCGGCGGCCTCCTTACACCGGCTGGCCGCCGTGGGCCGCGGGGCGGGTGTGCACGTACAGCCGCTTGCGGTCGCCGACGTCGAGGCGGTGCGGCAGCGGCAGCTCGTAGCGGACCGGCCGGGCGTGGTCGGCGAGCTGGCGGCGCGGGTTGTAGACGTGGTTGAAGCGCCACAGCATGCGGGCGAAGTTGGTCTGGCCGCGGGCGAGGTTCCCGGCGAGCACCCGGGCGGCGCCCAGCGCGGTGCGCAGGCCGAGGTGTTTGCGGTTGATGACGGACTGGGTGCGCACCAGTTCCCGGTAGAAGACGTCGAGCGGGAGGGTGGTGGGGACCACGGCGTGCTGGATGTCGAAGAGCCGGTAGTCGCGGGTGGTCAGGCGGCGGGCCTCGGTGTGCCATACCTCGGTGCCGGGGTAGGGCGTCATCACCGTCAGGTGGACGATCTCCGGCACGGCGAGCGCGAACTCCCGCACCACCCGGAAGCGTTCGAGGTCCCAGGCGGGGTCGACGATGAGGTTGACGGCCACCGTGATGCCCATCGCCCGGGCCGTCTCCAGGGCCCGGAAGTTGTCGTCGGGGCTGACGCGCTTGCGGTACAGGTCGAGCCCCTCGGAGTCGATCGCCTCCATGCCGAGGAACATGTAGGCCAGCCCCAGCCGCCGCCAGCGCCGGAAGACCTCGGTGTTGCGCAGCAGTACGTCGCTGCGGGTCTCCAGGTAGTAGCGCTTGCGGATGCGGCGGCGTTCCAGTTCGGCGGCGATGGCGTCGCCGTGTTCGGGGCGGATGAAGGCGACGTCGTCCACGATGAAGACGTTGCGTTCGCGTACGGTGGCGAGTTCCTCGGCGGCGGCCCGCGGGGACGCCTTGCGGTAGCTGCGGCCGTAGAACGTCCAGGCGGAGCAGAACGAGCAGTCCCACGGGCAGCCCCGGGTGAACTCGATGGAGGCGCAGGGGTCGAGTTCGCCGATGAAGTAGCGGCGGCGGTGGCGCAGCAGGTCGCGGGCGGGGCGCGGGGAGTCGATGGAGTGCAGCATGCGCGGCGGCGGGCCGTGTCCCTCGGTGGTGACCACCCCGGGGACGGTGTGCGCGGCGCCGTCGGGTACCGCCTCCAGCAGCGGGCCGATCGCGGTCTCGCCCTCGCCGCGCACCACCGCGTCCACCGCGCCCTCGGCCTGCTGGAGCACCTCGTCGGCGACGAAGGAGACGCTGTGGCCGCCGAAGAAGACGTACACCCCGGGCACGGTCTGCTTCAGGCGCCGGGCCAGGTCGATGGCCTCGGGGATGTTGGCGAGGTAGTTGAGGGAGAAGCCGACGGCGTGCGGGGCGAACGAGGCGGCCTCGCGGGCGAGCGCGCCGTGCGACTCCACCTGGAGGTCGACCACCCGTACGTCGTGGCCGTCCTCGCGGGCAGCGGCGGCCACGCGTTCCAGCCCCAGCGGTTCGAGCCGGAGGAAGATCTCGGAATACATCAACGCGCTGGGGTGAACGAGCAACAGCCGCATGCGCCACCTCCCGGGCTCGTCGGACGCCCACCGCACGTGTCCGTCCGCCCGGGCCGGTAAACCGTCCACGGGCCGCTGTCGTCCGCCCGGCGGGTCGCCGTCCGGCGGATGGCGGACCCCGCCGCCGTGGCGTGGCCGCGACCGGGGCGGGCACCCGGGAGGTGTGGCGGCGGCTCCGGCGGGTCCCCGCGAGGATCGGCGCGTCACCGGCCCATGATGGCGGCGGCGGGCGGGTCGGGGCCGCGCCGGGGCGACCGCGGACGGGAGTGTGTCGGGCATGGTGTACGTCTACGGCGTGGTCGCCGCATGCCTGCTGGGTCTGGGTTTCGTGCTCCAGCAGCACGCGGCGCGGGAGGCGCCCCTGACGGATCTGCTGCGCTTCCGGCTCCTGCTCGACCTGGTCCGCAAGCCGCTGTGGTTGGCCGGGATCGCCTGCATGGTGGCGGGCCAGCTGGCCAGCGTGCTGGCGCTGACCCACGGTGACCTGTCCCGGGTGGAGCCGTTGCTCGCCACCAATCTGCTGTTCGCGATGGCGCTGGCCCGGTGGCTGAGCGGGGAACGGCTCGGGGTCTCCGGATGGGCGGGGGTGGCGCTGCTCAGCGGCGGGGTGGCGGCGTTCATCCTGGCGGGCCGGCCGCACAGCGGTACGGCGCACGTGGGGGCGGTGCGTCACTGGCTGGTCTTCGGGGTGGTGCTGGGGGTCGCGGTGCTGATGGTGGTGGTCGCCCGCCATCTGCGGATCGCCGAGGAGCCCCCGCTGCTGGCCGCGGCGGCGGGCGCGCTGTACGGGGTGCAGGACGCGCTGACCCGCACGTCGAGCAACGTGGTGGCCGAGTCGGGCGTCCTGGGGCTGGCGACCAGTTGGGAGCCGTATGTGATCGTGGTGCTGGCGGTGACCGGGCTGCTGCTGGTGCAGAGCGCGTTCGAGGCGGGGCCGCTGCGGATGTCGTTGCCCGCGCTGACCGCGGCCGAGCCGCTGGCCGGGATCGCCTGCGGCATCGGCTTCCTCGGGGACCGGCTGCACACCAGCCCGGGCGCGCTGGCCTGGGAGGTGATCGGGCTCGGCGCGGTGGTGGCCGGGGTCTTCGTGCTCGGCCGCCATCCGGCGCTGCCCACCACCGGCCAGGACGAGCCGTCCGAGGGGTGAGGCCGGTGGATTTCGACGCCGTCGCCGACGAGTTGTACCGGCTGCGCCCGGAGGAGTTCACCGCCGCCCGGGACGCGCGGGCGGCGCAGGCCCGAAAGGCCGGGGAACGGGGGCTGGCCGACCGCGTCAAGGCGTTGCGCAAGCCGGTGCTGGCGGCGTGGGCGGCCAACCTCCTGGTGCGCGAGCACCCCGATCAGGCGGAGGCCCTGCTCGGTCTCGGCGAGGCGCTGCGCCGTGCTCAACAGGGGCTGTCGGGTGAGGAGTTGCGGGAGTTGTCGGCGCAGCGGCGGGTGCTGGTCTCGGCGCTGCTGCGGCAGGTGGAACGGCTCACCGCGCGGGCCGGCCAGCCGGTGGGCCGGGAGGTGCTGGACGCGGTGAACGAGACGCTGCACGCGGTGCTCGCCGACCCGGCGGCGGCCCGTGAGTGGGCCACCGGGCGGCTGGTCCGGCCGCTGTCCGCGCCGGTGGGGTTCGGTGGCGGTGCCCCGGCCGGGGGCGCGACGGTGCACCGGCTGCCCACGGCGGCGTCCTCCGGTGACCGCCGCCCGGGGCGCGCCGGGCCGGTGACCGACCTGGAGGAGGCCCGGCACCGGCGCGAACGGCAACGGCTGCGCCGCGTCGCCGCCGAGGCCGCCGCCGAACTCCGTACGCACCAGGAGGAACTCGCCGCGGCCCGCGACGCCTGCCGCTCCGCCCGCGCCCGCCGGGAACGCGCCGAACGCGACCTCGCCCGCCTGTCCGCCCGGCTCACCGACGCCCGCGCCGAGGAGTCCGCCGCCGAAGCCCGCCTGCGGGAGATCACCCGCACCACCGACGCCGCCCACCACCGCGCCACCCGAGCCGCCACCGAAGCGGGCCTGCCGCCCCCGGAGTTTCCCTGAGCGGGCCTGGGCGTCCCGGCCTGCCGCCGCTCCTCCGCGGGAGCAAACCGCGTCGCACCCCGCGCGAGACCTGCTTCAGGACGTAGCGACCCGCACCGTCGCCGATCGGGGCCGCAGCCGTCCAGCGGGCACACCCCCACACGCCACCACGCGAGCGCGGCGGCCCGCACCGCCGCCCCTGGACGGCGGGGCCGGCCGGAAGCCCGGCGGACACGCGAGCGCCCCGCGTCTCCGCCGGGGCGGAATGGGCGCCGGGCGCTTGGTCGTGGTGGACGGGCGGGGCGTCCGCCGGGCCGTGGCGGGGGCCTGCGGCCCGGCGGGGTATCCGGGGGTGCGGGGGCGGTTACGGGAGGGTGGCGCCTTCGGCGCTGAGCGCGGCGGTGACGGGCTGGAAGAACGTCTCGCCGCCGGAGGAGCAGTCGCCGCTGCCGCCGGAGGTCAGGCCGACGGCGGAGGCGCCGTCGAAGAGGGAGCCGCCGCTGTCGCCGGGTTCGGCGCACACGGTGGTGTCGATCAGGCCGGAGACCGAGCCCTCCTCGTAGTTGACGGTGGCGTCGAGGCCGGTGACCTGGCCGCCGTGGACGCCGGTGGTGCTGCCGCTGCGCTGGACCTGTTCACCGACGTAGGCGTCGGCGGCCTGGGAGATGCTCTGCGAGCCGCCGTCGTAGGTGTCGACCGCGCTGGGGTGGTCGCCGCCGTCGGTGTACTGGACGAGGGCGTAGTCGGTGCCGGGGAAGTGGGAGTCGACGGTCTGGCCGATCTCGCCGCCGCCCTGGCTGTCCGACCAGGAGGAGGCGGCGTTGCCGCAGTGTCCCGCGGTCAGGAAGTAGGGCGAGCCGTTGACGGTGACGTTGAAGCCGAGCGAACAGCGCACGTCGCTGCCCCAGATGGCGTCGCCGCCGGCGAGCAGCGGGCGCAGCCGGGAGGTGACGTGCCGCAGGGTCGCCTTGTCGCCGAGGCGGGCGAGGGCCGCGTCGAGCCGTGCGC belongs to Streptantibioticus cattleyicolor NRRL 8057 = DSM 46488 and includes:
- a CDS encoding DMT family transporter — protein: MVYVYGVVAACLLGLGFVLQQHAAREAPLTDLLRFRLLLDLVRKPLWLAGIACMVAGQLASVLALTHGDLSRVEPLLATNLLFAMALARWLSGERLGVSGWAGVALLSGGVAAFILAGRPHSGTAHVGAVRHWLVFGVVLGVAVLMVVVARHLRIAEEPPLLAAAAGALYGVQDALTRTSSNVVAESGVLGLATSWEPYVIVVLAVTGLLLVQSAFEAGPLRMSLPALTAAEPLAGIACGIGFLGDRLHTSPGALAWEVIGLGAVVAGVFVLGRHPALPTTGQDEPSEG
- the hpnR gene encoding hopanoid C-3 methylase HpnR — translated: MRLLLVHPSALMYSEIFLRLEPLGLERVAAAAREDGHDVRVVDLQVESHGALAREAASFAPHAVGFSLNYLANIPEAIDLARRLKQTVPGVYVFFGGHSVSFVADEVLQQAEGAVDAVVRGEGETAIGPLLEAVPDGAAHTVPGVVTTEGHGPPPRMLHSIDSPRPARDLLRHRRRYFIGELDPCASIEFTRGCPWDCSFCSAWTFYGRSYRKASPRAAAEELATVRERNVFIVDDVAFIRPEHGDAIAAELERRRIRKRYYLETRSDVLLRNTEVFRRWRRLGLAYMFLGMEAIDSEGLDLYRKRVSPDDNFRALETARAMGITVAVNLIVDPAWDLERFRVVREFALAVPEIVHLTVMTPYPGTEVWHTEARRLTTRDYRLFDIQHAVVPTTLPLDVFYRELVRTQSVINRKHLGLRTALGAARVLAGNLARGQTNFARMLWRFNHVYNPRRQLADHARPVRYELPLPHRLDVGDRKRLYVHTRPAAHGGQPV
- a CDS encoding helix-turn-helix domain-containing protein, producing MSEERRDTSRETRRQRPHPGDIGRRVALRRQELGLTREEAASRAGMAPGYLRYVEEQPGDVDVGGLIRLAGALQTSVDELRGGQVDVPPGQSPPLARPELEELSADECRTRLRDRGVGRVAVPTEAGPAVFPVNYVVAEDDTIVYRTAPDAAPAAAVGRKISFEVDQVDDALSQGWSVLVSGAAEEITEAEAADLLPPGVVPRPWPGGERNLLVRVTPSGVTGRLIRAG
- a CDS encoding S1 family peptidase, translating into MRHRRIHTPRIALAGAGAAALAATAVLLPGAGAATAASAHTSATSHAQLSANAARATALVSRLGDRAAGTYYDNAAGRLVVTITDPSAAGSVRSIGAIPRTVKYSAAQLHSATATLAHQARIPGTAWSIDPRQDKVVVTADPSVTGAKRARLDAALARLGDKATLRHVTSRLRPLLAGGDAIWGSDVRCSLGFNVTVNGSPYFLTAGHCGNAASSWSDSQGGGEIGQTVDSHFPGTDYALVQYTDGGDHPSAVDTYDGGSQSISQAADAYVGEQVQRSGSTTGVHGGQVTGLDATVNYEEGSVSGLIDTTVCAEPGDSGGSLFDGASAVGLTSGGSGDCSSGGETFFQPVTAALSAEGATLP
- a CDS encoding response regulator transcription factor; translated protein: MTAMTIRVLLADDQEMLRSAYRMILGSQPDIEVVGEAADGVVAVAEARRLRPDVCLFDIRMPGMDGLEATARLAGPDAAEPLKVVIATTFDLDEYVYRALRNGACGFLLKDCSPALLVEAVRAAASGDSLISPSITVRLLKHMAAAPPAPPAAPPPAEPPTPRELEVIAMVARGLTNEEAAEALHVSLSTVKTHLGNIQRKLGSRNRVEIAAWAWENGIRAR
- a CDS encoding DUF2795 domain-containing protein, which translates into the protein MTTHGQDKSGPSRDEAAKRDLGGELRAGRSTRADEAREPEPSGEDQPDVDRAPDTTLTGGTPPGMTAEDVEVRSDLARFLGPSVFPADRAEVLAALAGNHAPDRLVTLAGSLPAGETYRNVQDLMRALGFGVEDHRT
- a CDS encoding YihY/virulence factor BrkB family protein, producing the protein MAANPKRRHGPGRRRAPEHPTDLPTRSWWAVVRGTGREFLADELTDRAAALTYYGVLALFPALLVLVSLLGLAGHSATTAVLDNLRHLAPGPARDVLTQAVGRLGGNRATGGVLAVVGLLGAIWSASGYLGAFIRAANAVYDIREGRPAWLVTPLRVALTVGMLLMIAAGALIVVFTGPLARRAGTVLGIGDTAVTVWSIAKWPVLVVLVALMIAVLYWAAPNVRGRGWRWVSPGSLLAVLVWLAVSAGFAGYVANFGSYNKTYGTLAGVIVFLVWLWLTNLAILLGLEFDAELARRRSVEAGHPPGREPYVEPRDTRTWPDPADNDDPGR